Proteins encoded within one genomic window of Candidatus Thermodiscus eudorianus:
- a CDS encoding FAD-dependent oxidoreductase produces MGKDILILGGGTGGIVAALTFAEAKKKHGLDINVTLVNKDEWHYMPPLWMDVALEGLPLDKTRAPIKGLEKYGVNVVVKEAVKIDPDNRSVETADGTKLNYDYLFVTLGLRNGWEAIPGYDKAGYHNYEPEAAVEFNKALRQFKGGKVVIAVPELPFRCGIYPVEFATVLGHMLHLKGIKAEIVVLSPKMPDGRDISWALGPDIARLWHKYFNRYNITVKVHDGIEKVDDERKVVVTKNYEESYDLLVKVPPPRPPKVLEDPKFLFEQDKRFVKARPLDFRHPEYDDIFLTGEHSMPPTGLGTAGVFIHAATYKAATILLHEEYGVGEPHDIHPVACVAYSGDKGFMGVCEVDFDGTMYNWRNCYNVMESFAMKLVKRGFYQGWLDKLRV; encoded by the coding sequence ATGGGTAAGGATATCCTAATACTAGGAGGTGGGACAGGCGGAATAGTTGCCGCGCTAACCTTCGCCGAGGCAAAGAAGAAGCACGGCCTCGACATAAACGTGACCCTAGTCAATAAGGATGAATGGCACTACATGCCTCCCCTCTGGATGGACGTCGCCCTCGAAGGACTACCCCTGGACAAGACCAGGGCCCCCATCAAGGGCCTCGAAAAGTACGGCGTCAACGTAGTGGTCAAGGAGGCTGTAAAGATAGACCCCGACAACAGGAGCGTCGAGACAGCTGATGGAACAAAGCTCAACTACGACTACCTATTCGTCACCCTCGGCCTAAGGAACGGATGGGAAGCTATACCCGGCTATGACAAGGCTGGATACCACAACTACGAGCCAGAGGCGGCGGTCGAGTTCAATAAGGCTCTACGGCAATTCAAGGGAGGCAAAGTGGTCATAGCAGTCCCAGAACTACCCTTCAGATGTGGAATATACCCGGTCGAATTCGCGACTGTACTAGGCCATATGCTTCACTTGAAGGGGATAAAGGCGGAGATAGTAGTGTTGAGCCCGAAGATGCCCGACGGGAGGGACATTTCTTGGGCTCTAGGCCCCGACATTGCTAGGCTATGGCACAAGTACTTCAACAGGTACAATATAACCGTGAAGGTACATGACGGGATAGAGAAGGTTGACGACGAGAGAAAAGTCGTTGTAACCAAGAACTACGAGGAATCTTATGACCTCCTCGTAAAAGTACCGCCGCCGAGGCCGCCTAAGGTGCTGGAGGACCCCAAGTTCCTCTTCGAACAGGACAAGAGGTTCGTAAAAGCAAGGCCACTAGACTTCAGGCACCCCGAATACGACGACATATTCCTGACCGGAGAACACTCAATGCCGCCAACAGGCCTAGGCACCGCTGGAGTCTTCATACACGCCGCAACATACAAGGCCGCCACGATACTCCTCCACGAGGAGTATGGAGTGGGAGAGCCACACGACATACATCCAGTGGCGTGCGTCGCTTATAGCGGAGACAAGGGCTTCATGGGTGTATGCGAAGTGGACTTCGACGGCACAATGTACAACTGGAGAAACTGCTATAATGTAATGGAGAGCTTCGCTATGAAGCTAGTCAAGAGGGGCTTTTACCAGGGGTGGCTCGATAAACTGAGGGTCTAG
- the acs gene encoding acetate--CoA ligase, with the protein MTQETLPFEEKYYPSKEAYLDFYRKSVEDIEEFWDKQARELQWYRTWDKVLDRSNAPFYKWFVGAKTNINLNALDRWIGTDVFNKVAYYWEGEPGDTRVISYRELFWEVNRFAWALRELVKIKENDTVTIYLPMIPELPISMLAVTRLGAIHSVVFSGFSPQALADRIIDAKAKVLITVDGFYRRGKVINLKENADTAVKLAADQGVVVEKTIVIKRAGIDIPWHEQRDVWYHDLVKEAPDKAYVKPVERNATDVLFILYTSGTTGKPKGIMHSVGGYQVYVYNVFKWNWDPRPGDVFWCAADIGWITGHTYIVYGPLMNGVTQVMYEGAPNYPAPDRIWELVDKYDVTTFYTSPTLLRLLRKYGDEWVEKHDLGSLRILGTVGEPINPEVWLWYHKKIGKEKAPIVDTWWQTETGAAMISPAPGISIVPLKPGSATFPLPGIVADVYRPDGSQASPGEKGLLVIKEPWPGMLIGIWGDPDRYVRTYWSMFSKPDKGIWIYYPADYAVRDEEGYFWLLGRADEVMNVAGHRLGTIELEDALLTHPAVSEAAVVGAPDPVKGQVPVAAVVLREGYTPSPELEEELKNVVRNLVGPIAVPAKILFVKKLPKTRSGKIMRRILIALLEGRPVGDTSTLEDPTAVEELRRAVEEFKKLMKE; encoded by the coding sequence TTGACTCAGGAAACACTACCCTTCGAGGAGAAATACTACCCCAGCAAAGAGGCCTACCTAGACTTCTACAGGAAAAGCGTGGAAGACATAGAGGAATTCTGGGACAAACAAGCCAGGGAACTCCAATGGTACAGGACCTGGGACAAGGTACTGGACCGGTCGAACGCCCCCTTCTACAAGTGGTTTGTCGGAGCGAAAACCAACATCAACCTAAATGCCCTAGACAGGTGGATTGGGACAGACGTGTTCAACAAAGTCGCCTACTACTGGGAGGGCGAGCCCGGCGATACACGGGTCATATCCTATAGAGAACTCTTCTGGGAGGTCAACAGGTTCGCCTGGGCCCTAAGGGAACTCGTCAAGATAAAGGAGAACGACACCGTAACAATATACCTGCCCATGATACCGGAACTCCCCATATCTATGCTAGCAGTGACGAGGCTAGGCGCCATACACAGCGTCGTGTTCTCCGGCTTCAGCCCACAGGCCCTAGCCGATAGGATCATCGACGCGAAGGCCAAGGTCCTGATAACAGTCGACGGCTTCTACAGGAGGGGTAAAGTGATAAACCTCAAGGAGAATGCAGACACGGCGGTCAAGCTCGCAGCCGACCAGGGCGTGGTTGTAGAGAAGACTATAGTGATCAAGAGGGCCGGGATAGACATACCATGGCACGAGCAGAGGGATGTATGGTACCATGATCTAGTAAAAGAGGCTCCTGACAAGGCCTATGTGAAGCCTGTGGAGAGGAATGCGACGGACGTGCTATTCATCCTATACACGAGCGGGACCACCGGGAAGCCTAAGGGCATAATGCACAGTGTAGGCGGCTACCAGGTATACGTGTACAACGTCTTCAAGTGGAACTGGGACCCGCGTCCAGGCGACGTCTTCTGGTGCGCCGCCGACATAGGATGGATAACAGGACACACCTACATAGTCTACGGCCCCCTAATGAACGGGGTAACCCAGGTCATGTACGAGGGAGCACCCAACTACCCGGCACCCGACAGGATATGGGAGCTAGTCGACAAATACGATGTGACAACATTCTACACGAGTCCAACGCTACTAAGACTCCTGAGGAAGTACGGGGACGAGTGGGTCGAGAAGCACGATCTAGGGAGCCTACGGATCCTCGGCACGGTAGGAGAACCGATAAACCCGGAGGTATGGCTATGGTATCACAAGAAGATTGGGAAGGAGAAGGCACCCATCGTAGACACGTGGTGGCAAACCGAGACCGGGGCCGCCATGATATCGCCAGCGCCCGGGATAAGCATCGTGCCCTTGAAGCCAGGAAGCGCCACGTTCCCACTGCCGGGTATTGTGGCGGACGTATACAGGCCCGATGGAAGCCAGGCGTCGCCTGGTGAGAAGGGGCTACTGGTCATCAAAGAGCCGTGGCCGGGAATGCTCATTGGCATATGGGGCGACCCGGACCGGTATGTGAGGACGTACTGGTCGATGTTCAGCAAGCCCGACAAGGGGATATGGATCTACTACCCAGCCGACTATGCTGTACGCGACGAGGAGGGATACTTCTGGCTGCTGGGCAGGGCCGACGAGGTCATGAACGTTGCAGGCCACAGGCTGGGCACCATAGAGCTGGAAGACGCGCTGCTAACTCACCCCGCCGTGAGCGAGGCAGCCGTGGTAGGCGCTCCTGACCCCGTCAAGGGGCAGGTGCCCGTAGCAGCGGTGGTGCTGAGGGAGGGATACACTCCATCGCCAGAGCTTGAAGAGGAGTTGAAGAACGTGGTGAGAAACCTGGTTGGACCCATCGCCGTGCCAGCGAAGATACTCTTCGTGAAGAAGCTACCTAAGACTAGGAGCGGGAAGATAATGAGGAGGATACTGATCGCCCTGCTAGAGGGTAGGCCCGTCGGCGACACTAGCACGCTAGAGGACCCGACGGCTGTAGAGGAGCTGAGGAGAGCGGTAGAGGAGTTCAAGAAGTTGATGAAGGAGTGA
- a CDS encoding diphthine--ammonia ligase: MAKRRLCGLISGGKDSNYAFYRALLEGYEPACILALRPKRSDSWMFHVPHVSLVRYQAIAMGLESVYREYEVSGVKEREVEELAEILSSLKRETGFEVVSVGAIASRYQYERMKRISLKIGFEIYAPQWGMDPRAYMRRLVAEGFRFIITSITVYGLPPRYLGRELAPGDIEEIIRLAERYGFNPAFEGGEAETLVVDAPHYRKKLRVQGRPMRLGPDSWLFEIERVWLEDKGGA; the protein is encoded by the coding sequence GTGGCTAAGAGGAGGCTCTGCGGGCTAATATCCGGGGGGAAGGATAGCAATTATGCCTTCTACAGAGCCCTCCTAGAGGGGTACGAACCAGCCTGTATACTCGCCTTGCGCCCCAAGAGGAGTGATAGCTGGATGTTCCATGTACCCCACGTCTCGCTGGTCAGGTATCAAGCCATTGCGATGGGCCTGGAAAGCGTCTACAGGGAGTATGAGGTTAGTGGCGTGAAGGAGAGGGAGGTGGAGGAGCTCGCCGAGATCCTTTCCTCCCTGAAGAGGGAGACCGGCTTCGAAGTGGTCTCGGTAGGGGCCATTGCCAGTAGATACCAGTATGAGAGGATGAAGAGGATATCGCTTAAGATTGGCTTCGAGATCTACGCACCCCAGTGGGGCATGGACCCCAGAGCCTATATGAGGCGTCTCGTAGCCGAAGGCTTCAGATTCATCATAACATCCATAACAGTCTACGGCCTCCCACCCAGATACCTGGGGAGAGAACTAGCGCCAGGCGACATCGAGGAGATAATAAGGCTAGCGGAGCGATACGGGTTCAATCCAGCCTTCGAGGGAGGCGAGGCCGAGACCCTAGTTGTGGACGCGCCGCACTATAGGAAGAAGCTACGCGTCCAGGGGCGTCCCATGAGGCTAGGCCCCGACTCGTGGCTCTTCGAAATAGAGCGGGTCTGGCTTGAGGATAAAGGGGGCGCCTAG
- a CDS encoding amidohydrolase family protein gives MLPRCIIDAHVHLPIQPKLTPRQLVSRLREHGIGGAVILGVPSVKEILQHIDITHIEKEYGRIEYLIERYASDIKESLTPEALYLNVVNLLASYGELCEFEPSGENYAILAAANLAMDPERLADRLEALASLGFRGFKVLSTLFFKFLDDETVETVFEVADSKGLPVVVHTGCDPGIWELPKYCKYGDPSRLDSILSRHRDVVTVLAHLGGYSAIAPGVFTQEAVHLANKYERVYLDTSAVPPHLAGSAAKTLSTNKLIFGSDYPVIDNDDIRLFALQVARALRAAGYKARDIEATFHGFAEEIFGVRCSGDGL, from the coding sequence ATGCTGCCCAGGTGCATAATAGACGCTCACGTACACCTACCGATACAACCAAAGCTAACCCCCAGGCAACTAGTATCAAGGCTCAGGGAACACGGAATAGGAGGAGCAGTCATACTAGGAGTCCCATCTGTAAAAGAAATCCTGCAGCACATCGACATAACACACATCGAGAAGGAATACGGTAGGATAGAATACCTCATCGAGAGATACGCCAGCGATATAAAAGAGTCCCTTACACCGGAAGCCCTCTACCTCAACGTCGTAAACCTACTAGCAAGCTACGGAGAGCTATGCGAGTTCGAGCCAAGCGGAGAGAACTATGCTATACTAGCCGCGGCCAATCTAGCAATGGACCCCGAGAGACTAGCAGACCGGCTTGAAGCGCTAGCCAGCCTAGGCTTCCGGGGATTCAAGGTACTATCTACCCTCTTCTTCAAGTTCCTAGACGACGAGACAGTCGAGACAGTATTCGAGGTCGCAGACTCCAAGGGATTACCCGTGGTAGTCCACACCGGGTGCGACCCAGGCATATGGGAGCTACCAAAATACTGTAAATACGGGGACCCCTCAAGGCTCGACTCCATACTATCCAGGCATAGGGACGTGGTAACAGTGCTAGCCCACCTGGGGGGCTATAGCGCTATAGCCCCAGGGGTATTCACCCAGGAGGCAGTGCACCTAGCCAACAAATACGAGAGAGTATACCTCGACACCTCAGCGGTCCCACCACACCTAGCAGGCTCAGCCGCGAAGACTCTATCCACAAACAAGCTAATATTCGGCTCAGACTACCCGGTAATAGACAACGACGACATAAGACTATTCGCACTCCAAGTAGCAAGGGCTCTCCGGGCAGCAGGCTACAAGGCCAGGGATATCGAGGCCACATTCCACGGCTTCGCAGAGGAGATATTCGGTGTAAGGTGTAGCGGCGATGGACTGTAG
- a CDS encoding pyridoxal-phosphate dependent enzyme, with translation MAWRLYCPRCGWTGGSEEYHPFCPRCGGPLEARGTLPVPRRPVLGEGDTPLVEDSRGTLYKLEYLNPTGSFKDRGTAYSIHLAHTLDYKCVVEDSSGNTAISTVAYAGWYGMKARVHVPLTISPGKLALLRFMGAEVAIHPTREEASEAARRDAERCFYVAHSTSPVFLEGIKTLGRELGEAARDRLVFAPASSGSLIVGIYRGLIEAGIEPRIVAVQSPLAASLDGRVRVLERLGSQGSLLDALVLRDPPRLRDMVEAATEGVVIVGDEYVRVAWRRLALRGLIVEPSSASVYAAADALDAHNSILILTGSGLKYHDKMAEEVEVG, from the coding sequence TTGGCCTGGAGACTCTACTGCCCCCGTTGCGGATGGACCGGTGGGAGCGAGGAGTACCACCCCTTCTGCCCCAGGTGCGGCGGCCCCCTGGAGGCTAGAGGGACCCTCCCAGTACCTAGAAGGCCTGTATTGGGAGAGGGAGACACGCCTCTAGTAGAAGACAGTAGAGGGACCCTCTACAAGCTAGAGTATCTCAACCCTACTGGGAGCTTCAAAGACAGGGGCACGGCATACTCCATTCACCTAGCCCATACTCTAGACTATAAGTGCGTAGTCGAGGATTCAAGCGGCAACACCGCGATCTCCACCGTAGCCTACGCTGGCTGGTATGGTATGAAGGCCAGGGTACACGTGCCTCTAACCATATCTCCGGGGAAGCTAGCGCTCCTACGATTCATGGGAGCAGAAGTCGCCATACACCCTACCAGGGAGGAGGCATCGGAGGCCGCGAGGAGAGACGCCGAGAGGTGCTTCTATGTAGCCCACTCGACCAGCCCAGTATTCCTGGAGGGTATAAAGACTCTAGGCAGAGAGCTGGGGGAGGCCGCCCGGGATAGGCTAGTCTTCGCCCCCGCTAGCAGCGGGTCCCTTATTGTAGGCATCTACAGGGGCTTGATCGAAGCAGGGATAGAGCCTAGGATAGTAGCCGTCCAGTCTCCCCTGGCCGCCAGCCTAGATGGGAGGGTTAGGGTGTTGGAGAGGCTCGGCTCCCAGGGCTCCCTGCTGGATGCACTGGTCTTGAGGGACCCTCCCCGGCTGAGGGATATGGTGGAGGCGGCCACGGAGGGGGTTGTCATAGTGGGGGACGAGTACGTCCGTGTTGCTTGGCGTCGATTGGCTTTGAGGGGTTTAATAGTGGAGCCCTCCAGCGCCTCTGTATATGCGGCGGCCGACGCTTTAGATGCTCACAACTCTATCTTGATCCTCACAGGCAGCGGGTTAAAGTACCACGATAAGATGGCTGAGGAGGTTGAGGTCGGGTAG
- a CDS encoding acetate uptake transporter, which produces MAGNGEWGNPAALGLAGFGLTTTALSLHNLGVIPTASYTLAYGFMYGGLAQVIAGIIDFRRNNVFGGTAFTSYGLFWLGLSLLTVLEATGIYPEVSPGEFATWMVLWGIFTLYMAVGAYALKARAVTVVLTLLTILFFILAAAQYSETVLKIAGAWGVLTGLSAVYTSAAIIVNTTMGKEVLPE; this is translated from the coding sequence ATGGCTGGTAATGGAGAGTGGGGTAATCCCGCCGCCCTGGGTCTCGCCGGGTTCGGCTTAACAACTACCGCCTTAAGCCTACACAACTTAGGAGTCATACCGACAGCCAGCTACACCCTGGCGTATGGATTCATGTACGGTGGTCTGGCCCAGGTGATAGCCGGGATCATAGATTTCAGGAGGAACAATGTCTTCGGCGGGACCGCGTTCACCTCCTATGGACTCTTCTGGCTTGGCCTCTCGCTCCTAACGGTCTTGGAGGCAACAGGCATATACCCGGAGGTCTCTCCAGGCGAGTTCGCTACCTGGATGGTCCTGTGGGGTATATTCACGCTATACATGGCTGTGGGGGCCTATGCCCTTAAGGCTAGGGCCGTCACAGTTGTGCTGACGCTACTGACCATACTATTCTTCATACTAGCCGCTGCACAATACTCCGAGACCGTATTGAAGATCGCGGGCGCATGGGGCGTGCTCACGGGCCTATCAGCGGTCTACACTTCAGCTGCGATAATTGTGAATACTACAATGGGCAAGGAGGTCCTGCCCGAGTAG
- a CDS encoding ribbon-helix-helix protein, CopG family, producing MSLAIPLVVEYGEVHREKLRIVTFKIEPSKLEEIDRAAAKLGLSRSELIRYALEKTIKELGV from the coding sequence ATGTCGTTGGCCATCCCACTAGTTGTAGAGTACGGCGAAGTCCACAGGGAGAAACTCAGGATAGTCACATTCAAGATAGAACCCTCAAAGCTAGAAGAAATAGACAGGGCAGCGGCTAAACTAGGGCTGAGTAGGAGCGAGTTAATAAGATACGCCCTAGAGAAGACCATTAAAGAGCTAGGCGTCTAA
- a CDS encoding DMT family transporter: MLDGEPLGYAFALLAGLFFGLSDALVRAASVRLKPLENLSISLLVGTPLLWFFALAKGSTSVDSTAMVYFILAGLLNFVVGRLLFYIAITSLGATTASILASPTVIVSAILAWLLLGESLSAIQMTGIVLVMIAVSLASFRPSGKPLHNSKTTIGVVAGIGSTVVFAITAILVRSAAGYLNADPLTGVAISYTSALPVALLLERGPLRPGIMPRRELLYMVAAGVIVALAQLSRYQALNLTWVAKASVIISLFPLFTLLFSYVLRGEAMEEPSAVHLIAGVMAVAGIFLTNYYGGA, translated from the coding sequence ATGCTCGACGGGGAACCACTAGGCTATGCGTTTGCTCTGCTAGCCGGGTTGTTCTTCGGGCTCAGCGATGCCCTTGTGAGGGCCGCCTCAGTCCGGTTAAAGCCCTTGGAGAACCTGTCGATAAGCCTCCTCGTCGGGACTCCTCTCCTCTGGTTTTTCGCTCTCGCAAAGGGTTCCACGAGCGTTGATTCAACTGCGATGGTCTACTTTATCCTAGCTGGGTTGCTTAACTTCGTAGTGGGTAGACTCCTCTTCTATATAGCAATAACCAGCCTAGGAGCCACGACCGCCTCTATACTAGCGAGCCCTACAGTAATAGTAAGCGCTATACTGGCTTGGTTATTACTGGGGGAAAGTCTAAGCGCTATACAGATGACTGGCATAGTCTTGGTAATGATAGCCGTCTCCTTGGCATCATTTAGGCCCTCTGGAAAGCCATTGCACAATAGCAAGACCACTATCGGCGTAGTAGCCGGGATAGGATCCACTGTGGTCTTCGCTATAACCGCCATATTAGTTAGGAGCGCGGCTGGCTACCTGAACGCCGACCCCTTAACCGGGGTCGCCATATCCTATACCAGTGCCTTACCAGTTGCCCTACTGCTAGAGAGAGGCCCTCTACGTCCGGGCATTATGCCGCGTAGGGAGTTATTGTACATGGTTGCCGCCGGCGTTATCGTGGCGTTAGCCCAGTTATCCCGCTACCAGGCTCTAAACCTGACCTGGGTCGCTAAGGCATCCGTTATAATCTCCTTGTTCCCGCTCTTCACGCTCCTGTTCTCGTATGTGCTCCGTGGCGAGGCTATGGAGGAGCCCAGCGCTGTACACCTCATAGCGGGTGTGATGGCTGTCGCCGGCATATTCCTGACTAACTACTATGGAGGAGCATAG
- a CDS encoding GNAT family N-acetyltransferase, which yields MDCRSLHIEVPHPKLGTIIARRPSPFDKPKVEEFLKRMSEESIYHRFFRLIKDFGEIIDKMLGGKDTLFCIAIEYKGSIIGCSEVYKTTWPDVGEPAVAVLDDFQGMGLGRLLVNLAGYCALQYGIKKFRAYVFKDNVPALRLTKYLSPRIIDDLGDSYLIEMDLEAARDKIAEVLSKYNIRLP from the coding sequence ATGGACTGTAGGAGCCTCCACATAGAGGTGCCACACCCCAAGCTAGGCACCATCATAGCCCGTAGACCCTCGCCCTTCGATAAGCCCAAGGTCGAAGAGTTCCTGAAGAGGATGTCGGAGGAATCGATATACCACAGGTTCTTCAGGCTGATAAAGGACTTCGGCGAGATAATCGATAAAATGCTCGGAGGGAAGGACACGCTATTCTGCATAGCAATCGAATACAAGGGTAGCATAATAGGGTGTAGCGAGGTCTATAAGACGACCTGGCCAGACGTGGGAGAACCAGCGGTAGCGGTGCTAGACGACTTCCAGGGAATGGGGCTAGGCCGCCTGCTAGTAAACCTAGCTGGCTACTGTGCGCTACAATACGGTATAAAGAAGTTCAGGGCATATGTATTCAAGGACAACGTACCTGCACTGCGACTGACAAAATACCTGTCCCCGAGGATAATAGATGATCTAGGCGACTCGTACCTAATCGAAATGGACCTGGAGGCGGCGAGGGACAAGATTGCAGAAGTTCTATCCAAATACAATATACGCCTCCCATGA
- a CDS encoding flippase-like domain-containing protein, with amino-acid sequence MRSGSQRTLIAGAVVLFTLSGLSLIHLTGGPSRLLHLVLEMDSSVVVAMLFLFLAELVKAVRLTLFARSYGLRVPLHWALTARLVGRFFGVLTPAYSGATPARAAVIAAASNMEPGSAFGITTIESLFDTFLPIAVTLILTIPLLPATWLAFLTSLFLASLWLGGIGWVRTDRFVKFVNRRVKTDYACYLLRQRDKFLKSMSSILRNRLVFTIGLTLTLAAHIVETYSILVLSHSATIEPGWSMLESVWKSFLALEISNVMVMSPTPGGALFFEYGLTGVLDPALLVWWRITYVVFSLIPGLLILLLLGRVREYARSLLETEVKTCEASQVL; translated from the coding sequence TTGAGGTCGGGTAGCCAGAGGACGCTGATCGCTGGGGCCGTCGTGCTCTTCACGCTGTCCGGGCTTAGCCTCATCCACCTAACCGGGGGTCCCTCAAGGCTCCTACACCTGGTACTGGAGATGGACTCGTCCGTCGTGGTGGCCATGCTCTTCCTCTTCCTAGCCGAGCTGGTTAAGGCGGTGCGCCTCACACTCTTCGCCAGGAGCTATGGATTGAGGGTCCCCCTCCACTGGGCCCTGACAGCCAGGCTAGTCGGCAGGTTCTTCGGCGTGCTCACGCCAGCGTACTCCGGGGCCACGCCCGCCAGGGCCGCGGTGATCGCGGCGGCCTCCAACATGGAGCCGGGATCAGCCTTCGGTATAACAACTATCGAGAGCCTCTTCGACACCTTCCTCCCAATAGCTGTAACACTGATACTGACAATACCCCTCCTACCGGCAACCTGGCTGGCGTTCCTGACATCGTTGTTCTTGGCCAGCCTCTGGCTTGGCGGGATCGGCTGGGTTCGGACCGATAGGTTCGTTAAATTCGTCAATAGAAGGGTCAAGACCGACTACGCATGCTACCTGCTAAGGCAGCGGGACAAGTTCCTCAAAAGCATGTCATCGATACTGAGGAACAGGCTCGTGTTCACGATAGGGCTCACACTCACCCTGGCCGCCCATATCGTGGAGACCTACTCCATACTAGTCCTCTCGCACTCGGCGACCATAGAGCCTGGCTGGAGCATGCTGGAGTCCGTGTGGAAGAGCTTTCTAGCCCTTGAGATATCGAATGTCATGGTCATGAGTCCCACTCCCGGCGGCGCGTTGTTCTTCGAGTACGGGCTGACCGGGGTGCTAGACCCGGCGTTACTCGTATGGTGGCGTATAACGTATGTGGTGTTCAGCCTTATACCGGGCCTCCTCATACTACTCCTACTCGGCAGGGTCAGGGAATACGCTAGGTCTCTATTGGAGACGGAGGTGAAGACCTGTGAAGCCAGCCAGGTACTATGA
- a CDS encoding DUF1641 domain-containing protein produces MSEGLEFSEVEVQALKDLLEVALELKKSGLLGMLKEMLSDTEGAMSGMQADTSLMRLGVLIGAMLEAARRLDGSTIAGLKMNTEDTSFCLFNSLASVTPAKAEPKGMFGLMGALRDPDVQKGLGYLMAIAKNLGACLRSLEK; encoded by the coding sequence GTGAGTGAAGGTCTAGAGTTCAGCGAGGTAGAAGTCCAGGCGTTAAAAGACCTGCTTGAAGTCGCCCTCGAACTAAAGAAGTCAGGTCTACTAGGCATGCTGAAAGAGATGCTCTCAGACACGGAAGGAGCAATGTCGGGCATGCAAGCAGACACAAGCCTGATGAGGCTCGGAGTCCTAATAGGGGCGATGCTAGAAGCAGCGAGGAGGCTCGACGGGTCAACGATAGCCGGGCTAAAGATGAACACAGAAGACACCTCATTCTGCCTATTCAACTCCCTAGCATCAGTAACTCCCGCGAAGGCAGAGCCCAAGGGAATGTTCGGGCTCATGGGAGCGCTGAGGGACCCCGACGTCCAAAAGGGCCTGGGCTATTTGATGGCCATTGCCAAGAACCTGGGCGCCTGTCTCAGGAGCCTGGAGAAATAA
- a CDS encoding TatD family hydrolase, with the protein MKPARYYDMHIHLHEFEDPEEALEANDTVLVAVSDDLESLTATVELAKSFGNVIACAGYHPWNFRGGGSLQEAYEVARAFYRLDLECIGEVGLDKKFVPAETWNAQVEVFKTFAGLARETDSYMTIHSPNAWRDALKIIVDLGVARAMFHWYTGPLDLIPVIAGNGYYISINPAVRIQEKHRRVAFQAPLEAMVFESDGPYNYRGLRLTPRMIPGSIKLVAELKGVPIGKVEEVARLNSQRLLF; encoded by the coding sequence GTGAAGCCAGCCAGGTACTATGACATGCACATACACCTCCACGAGTTCGAGGACCCTGAAGAAGCCCTAGAAGCCAACGACACTGTCCTGGTCGCGGTGAGCGACGACCTAGAAAGCCTGACCGCTACAGTAGAGCTGGCTAAGAGCTTCGGGAACGTGATAGCATGCGCAGGCTACCACCCCTGGAACTTCCGGGGAGGCGGAAGCCTCCAGGAGGCCTACGAGGTGGCCAGGGCCTTCTACAGGCTGGACCTGGAGTGTATTGGCGAGGTTGGGCTTGACAAGAAATTCGTGCCAGCAGAGACGTGGAACGCCCAGGTAGAGGTTTTTAAGACGTTCGCCGGCCTAGCCCGGGAGACAGACTCCTACATGACAATACACTCCCCAAACGCCTGGCGAGACGCCCTGAAGATAATAGTGGACCTCGGCGTTGCCAGGGCAATGTTCCACTGGTACACCGGCCCCCTAGACCTTATACCGGTCATAGCAGGGAACGGCTACTACATATCGATAAACCCGGCGGTAAGGATCCAGGAGAAACACCGCCGGGTAGCCTTCCAGGCCCCACTAGAAGCCATGGTCTTCGAGAGCGACGGCCCCTACAACTATAGAGGGCTAAGGCTCACCCCCAGGATGATACCCGGCTCTATAAAGCTTGTAGCCGAGCTAAAGGGGGTCCCGATAGGGAAGGTAGAAGAGGTGGCTCGGCTCAACTCCCAGAGACTACTCTTCTAG